The following coding sequences lie in one Kribbella sp. NBC_00709 genomic window:
- a CDS encoding type II secretion system F family protein, with amino-acid sequence MNDRTLGALLCGAVVGGAVMLLIVAIRGTEPKDETPSLFRHRTADSRKNLIRLGAAIAVGLVVLVVTRWLVLAVALGLLAGMADRFFGGTGEERRAIDRLDALATWTEALRDTIAGAVGLEQAIPATAVNAAPAIKPSLNLLVDRLRIREPLPSALMRFADDLNDPSADLIVAALVLNARLRGPGLREVLSALADSAREELDVRRKVAAERRSTRRSVQVVVAITLIMAAGLVLFNPTYMAPYRSFIGQAVLTVVIGLYALGLVWLRRLAKIEVPERFLIGMSTDGRLNRPGDDRMETVSG; translated from the coding sequence ATGAACGACCGGACTCTGGGCGCGCTGCTCTGCGGGGCGGTGGTCGGTGGCGCGGTGATGCTGCTGATCGTCGCGATCCGCGGCACCGAGCCGAAGGACGAGACGCCGTCGCTGTTCCGGCACCGCACCGCCGACAGTCGTAAGAACCTGATTCGCCTGGGCGCGGCCATCGCCGTCGGCCTGGTCGTGCTGGTCGTGACCCGCTGGCTGGTGCTCGCCGTCGCACTCGGTCTGCTGGCCGGGATGGCGGACCGCTTCTTCGGCGGCACCGGCGAGGAACGCCGGGCGATCGACCGGCTGGACGCACTGGCCACCTGGACCGAGGCGCTGCGCGACACCATCGCCGGCGCGGTCGGCCTGGAGCAGGCGATTCCGGCGACCGCGGTGAACGCGGCCCCGGCGATCAAGCCCAGCCTGAACCTGCTGGTCGACCGGCTGCGCATCCGCGAACCGTTGCCCTCGGCCCTGATGCGGTTCGCCGACGACCTGAACGACCCGTCCGCCGACCTGATCGTCGCGGCCCTGGTGCTGAACGCCCGGCTCCGCGGACCCGGTCTGCGCGAGGTGCTGAGCGCGCTGGCCGATTCCGCCCGCGAGGAGCTCGACGTACGGCGGAAGGTCGCGGCGGAACGGCGATCTACCCGGCGCAGCGTGCAGGTGGTCGTCGCGATCACGCTGATCATGGCGGCCGGGCTGGTGCTGTTCAACCCGACGTACATGGCGCCGTACCGGAGCTTCATCGGTCAGGCCGTGCTGACCGTGGTGATCGGGCTGTACGCGCTCGGACTGGTATGGCTGCGGCGACTGGCCAAGATCGAGGTGCCGGAGCGGTTCCTGATCGGCATGAGCACCGACGGCCGGCTGAACCGGCCGGGTGACGACCGGATGGAGACGGTGAGCGGATGA
- a CDS encoding cysteine desulfurase, with translation MIDARTFSSPLDLQSVRADFPILSRELAGGYPLVYLDSANSSQKPRQVVQAIEDHYLKHNANVARAMHQLGAEATAAYEGGRDKVAAFIGAPSRDEIVFTKNASEALNLAAHTLGASLKPGDVVVVSEMEHHSNIVPWQLACERTGATLKWFGVTEDGRLDLSNIDELLTSDTKVVALTWVSNALGTINPITDIAAKAHAVGATVVVDASQAVPQFPVDVSTLGADLLAFTGHKVVGPTGIGVLWGRYDLLASLPPFLGGGEMIEIVRMTGSTYAAPPARFEAGTPPIAQAVGLGAAVDYLSGIGMDKIAAHEHAIVEYALEGLKTVPGLKILGPTDATDHGGAISFALDGVHPHDVSTVLDTRGIAVRAGHHCARPVHERFGMQSSTRASFYLYTTPEEIEALVDGLGFVRKYFKVD, from the coding sequence GTGATCGACGCCCGGACGTTCAGCAGTCCCTTGGACCTGCAGTCGGTCCGGGCGGACTTCCCCATCCTGTCCCGCGAGCTCGCGGGCGGGTATCCGCTGGTGTACCTGGACTCGGCGAACTCCTCGCAGAAGCCACGCCAGGTGGTGCAGGCGATCGAGGACCACTACCTCAAGCACAACGCGAACGTCGCCCGCGCCATGCACCAGCTCGGTGCCGAGGCGACGGCGGCGTACGAAGGCGGCCGGGACAAGGTCGCGGCCTTCATCGGCGCGCCGTCGCGGGACGAGATCGTCTTCACCAAGAACGCCTCCGAGGCGCTCAACCTGGCCGCGCACACGCTCGGTGCGTCGCTGAAGCCGGGCGATGTCGTGGTGGTGTCCGAGATGGAGCACCACAGCAACATCGTCCCGTGGCAGCTGGCGTGCGAGCGGACCGGCGCGACGCTGAAGTGGTTCGGCGTGACCGAGGACGGTCGGCTCGACCTGTCGAACATCGACGAGCTGCTCACCTCGGACACCAAGGTGGTCGCGCTGACCTGGGTCTCGAACGCGCTGGGGACGATCAACCCGATCACCGACATCGCCGCCAAGGCGCATGCGGTCGGCGCGACCGTCGTCGTGGACGCGTCGCAGGCGGTCCCGCAGTTCCCGGTCGACGTCTCGACGCTGGGCGCGGATCTGCTGGCCTTCACCGGTCACAAGGTCGTCGGCCCGACCGGCATCGGCGTGCTCTGGGGCCGGTACGACCTGCTCGCCTCGCTCCCGCCGTTCCTCGGTGGCGGCGAGATGATCGAGATCGTCCGGATGACCGGTTCGACGTACGCCGCTCCGCCGGCCCGGTTCGAGGCGGGTACGCCGCCGATCGCGCAGGCGGTCGGGCTCGGTGCGGCCGTCGACTACCTGTCCGGGATCGGGATGGACAAGATCGCGGCGCACGAGCACGCGATCGTCGAGTACGCGCTCGAGGGGCTGAAGACGGTGCCGGGGCTGAAGATCCTCGGGCCGACCGACGCGACCGATCACGGCGGTGCGATCAGCTTCGCGCTGGACGGCGTCCACCCGCACGACGTCTCGACCGTGCTGGACACCCGGGGTATCGCGGTCCGCGCCGGGCACCACTGCGCCCGGCCTGTGCACGAGCGGTTCGGAATGCAATCGTCGACCAGAGCGTCTTTCTATCTGTACACGACCCCCGAGGAGATCGAGGCGCTCGTGGACGGCCTGGGATTCGTGCGCAAGTACTTCAAGGTGGATTGA
- the sufU gene encoding Fe-S cluster assembly sulfur transfer protein SufU produces the protein MQLDSLYQEIILDHYRTPHHAELSDPYDVEVHHVNPSCGDEVTLRVELDGDTVKGVTHNSVGCSISQAATSVMSDLVIGKPVAEGMATYEKFLELMQGRGNVEPDEEVLEDGVAFAGVAQFPARVKCALLGWSAWRDATAQALAANEGVKNA, from the coding sequence ATGCAGCTGGACAGCCTCTACCAGGAGATCATCCTGGATCACTACCGCACCCCGCACCACGCGGAGCTGTCGGACCCGTACGACGTGGAGGTGCACCACGTGAACCCGTCCTGCGGGGACGAGGTCACGCTCCGGGTCGAGCTCGACGGCGACACCGTCAAGGGCGTCACGCACAACAGCGTCGGCTGCTCGATCAGCCAGGCGGCGACATCGGTGATGTCGGACCTGGTGATCGGCAAGCCGGTCGCCGAGGGCATGGCGACGTACGAGAAGTTCCTCGAGCTGATGCAGGGCCGGGGGAATGTCGAGCCGGACGAAGAAGTTCTGGAGGACGGTGTGGCGTTCGCGGGCGTCGCGCAGTTCCCGGCGCGGGTGAAGTGTGCACTGCTGGGCTGGTCGGCGTGGCGCGATGCCACCGCTCAGGCCCTCGCAGCCAACGAAGGAGTGAAGAATGCCTGA
- a CDS encoding type II secretion system F family protein, producing MTWAFITGGLAGLGVYVAVRIFIKPRANVLSTIARIDAGRGGYTSGATTSAAGERVLGGVDRARETLGRRLEAEANARGWAFGKLRRDLAVMNQPFAAMLATKVFFALGALVLIPIVLFLFSAIGFSAPGAAPAIVTLAFMALGFFLPDLALRQEAEKRRRDFRHVVGSFLDLVAMNLAGGRGLPEALMTASTIGEHWAMARIRQALANARLIGITPWDAMALLGEDLGVEELRDLASALALAGDEGAKIRSSLLARAASLRRKELADVEGKAGERSQSMLVAQLVMISAFFLFLAFPAGVAILGS from the coding sequence ATGACTTGGGCCTTCATCACCGGCGGCCTGGCAGGCCTCGGCGTGTACGTCGCGGTGCGGATCTTCATCAAGCCGCGGGCGAACGTGTTGTCGACGATCGCGCGGATCGACGCCGGCCGTGGCGGGTACACCAGCGGCGCGACCACCAGCGCGGCGGGCGAGCGGGTGCTGGGCGGCGTGGACCGGGCCCGGGAGACGCTGGGCCGCCGGCTCGAGGCCGAGGCGAACGCGCGCGGCTGGGCGTTCGGCAAGCTCCGCCGCGACCTCGCGGTGATGAACCAGCCGTTCGCCGCGATGCTCGCGACCAAGGTGTTCTTCGCTCTCGGCGCGCTGGTGCTGATCCCGATCGTGCTGTTCCTGTTCTCCGCGATCGGGTTCTCCGCGCCCGGTGCGGCGCCGGCGATCGTGACGCTGGCGTTCATGGCACTGGGGTTCTTCCTGCCGGACCTGGCCTTGCGGCAGGAGGCGGAGAAGCGGCGGCGCGACTTCCGGCACGTGGTCGGCAGCTTCCTCGACCTGGTCGCGATGAACCTGGCCGGCGGCCGCGGTCTGCCCGAGGCGCTGATGACCGCGTCCACGATCGGCGAGCACTGGGCGATGGCCCGGATCCGGCAGGCGCTGGCGAACGCGCGGCTGATCGGGATCACGCCGTGGGACGCGATGGCACTGCTCGGCGAGGACCTCGGCGTCGAGGAACTGCGCGACCTGGCCTCGGCGCTGGCACTGGCCGGCGACGAAGGCGCGAAGATCCGTTCGTCGCTGCTCGCCCGGGCAGCATCGCTGCGGCGTAAGGAGCTGGCCGACGTGGAAGGCAAGGCGGGTGAGCGCTCTCAATCCATGCTGGTCGCGCAGCTCGTCATGATCTCGGCGTTCTTCTTGTTCCTGGCGTTCCCGGCCGGCGTGGCCATCCTCGGAAGTTGA
- the sufD gene encoding Fe-S cluster assembly protein SufD: MSSAETLVATGNKAHSHGPGSPVPLQARSERPTSYDVDAFSVPTGREEEWRFTPVKQLKALFDDAAGSETPKIDTSGPEGVVFETVAADSLKVGTPQDRSAAIAWNHAGEALAVRIPVEAELTEAVHVNVASLGARGFSHLIVDAGRHSKAIVIIDHTGAGELGSNVEIVVGDGAELRVVSIQQGDHESIHLGQHDALVGRDAKLHHVVVTLGGKIVRIATNVRYAGPGGDAELLGVYFAESGQHHENRLFVDHEAVQCKSNVIYKGALAGDHARSVWIGDVLIRAAAEGTSTFELNRNLVLTDGARADSVPNLEIETGEIEGAGHASATGRFDDEQLFYLQARGIPEDAARRLVVSGFFNDIIGKIGVPEVTEHLHEVIEDKLARTAALDASAKAVIGQ, encoded by the coding sequence ATGTCGTCTGCTGAAACCCTTGTTGCTACCGGCAACAAGGCGCACTCCCACGGGCCGGGTTCGCCGGTCCCGCTCCAGGCCCGCAGCGAGCGGCCGACGTCGTACGACGTCGATGCGTTCTCGGTGCCGACCGGACGCGAGGAGGAGTGGCGCTTCACCCCGGTCAAGCAGCTCAAGGCACTGTTCGACGACGCGGCCGGCAGCGAAACCCCGAAGATCGACACCAGCGGTCCCGAGGGTGTCGTGTTCGAGACCGTCGCGGCCGACTCGCTCAAGGTCGGTACGCCGCAGGACCGGTCCGCCGCCATCGCCTGGAACCACGCCGGCGAGGCACTCGCGGTCCGGATCCCGGTCGAGGCCGAGCTGACCGAGGCCGTGCACGTGAACGTCGCGAGCCTCGGCGCCCGCGGCTTCAGCCACCTGATCGTGGACGCCGGCCGGCACAGCAAGGCGATCGTGATCATCGATCACACCGGTGCCGGCGAGCTCGGTAGCAACGTCGAGATCGTCGTCGGCGACGGCGCCGAGCTCCGCGTGGTCAGCATCCAGCAGGGCGACCACGAGTCGATCCACCTCGGCCAGCACGACGCGCTGGTCGGCCGGGACGCGAAGCTGCACCACGTCGTCGTGACGCTGGGCGGCAAGATCGTCCGGATCGCCACCAACGTCCGGTACGCCGGACCTGGCGGCGACGCCGAACTCCTCGGGGTGTACTTCGCCGAGTCGGGTCAGCACCACGAGAACCGGCTGTTCGTCGACCACGAGGCCGTGCAGTGCAAGAGCAACGTGATCTACAAGGGTGCGCTGGCCGGTGACCACGCCCGCTCGGTCTGGATCGGCGACGTGCTGATCCGGGCCGCGGCCGAAGGCACCAGCACCTTCGAGCTGAACCGGAACCTGGTCCTGACCGACGGCGCCCGCGCCGACTCGGTGCCGAACCTGGAGATCGAGACCGGCGAGATCGAGGGCGCCGGCCACGCGTCCGCGACCGGCCGGTTCGACGACGAGCAGCTGTTCTACCTGCAGGCCCGCGGCATCCCCGAGGACGCGGCCCGGCGGCTGGTGGTGTCCGGCTTCTTCAACGACATCATCGGCAAGATCGGCGTACCCGAGGTCACCGAGCACCTGCACGAGGTGATCGAAGACAAGCTCGCCCGGACCGCTGCGCTGGACGCATCCGCCAAGGCGGTCATCGGCCAGTGA
- the sufB gene encoding Fe-S cluster assembly protein SufB, with amino-acid sequence MTQTAHPELEGLGNYQYGWADSDAAGAVAQRGLSTDVVRGISALKNEPEWMLDLRLKGLKLFDRKPMPSWGADLSGIDFDNIKYFVRSTEKQASSWEELPEDIKNTYDKLGIPEAEKQRLVAGVAAQYESEVVYHQIREDLEAQGVIFLDTDTGLKEHPEIFKEYFGSVIPVGDNKFASLNTAVWSGGSFIYVPKGVKVDIPLQAYFRINTENMGQFERTLIIVDEDAYVHYVEGCTAPIYKSDSLHSAVVEIIVKKGARCRYTTIQNWSNNVYNLVTKRATCEEGATMEWIDGNIGSKVTMKYPAVYLMGEHAKGETLSVAFAGEGQHQDAGSKMVHNAPYTSSSIVSKSVARGGGRTSYRGLVEVAPGSHHSKSTVRCDALLVDTISRSDTYPYVDVREDDVAMGHEATVSKVSDDQLFYLMSRGMAEDEAMAMIVRGFIEPIARELPMEYALELNRLIELQMEGAVG; translated from the coding sequence ATGACGCAAACCGCTCACCCCGAACTGGAAGGCCTCGGCAACTACCAGTACGGCTGGGCCGACTCCGACGCCGCCGGTGCGGTCGCCCAGCGCGGCCTCAGCACCGACGTGGTGCGGGGGATCTCCGCCCTCAAGAACGAGCCGGAGTGGATGCTCGACCTGCGGCTGAAGGGCCTGAAGCTCTTCGACCGCAAGCCGATGCCGTCGTGGGGCGCCGACCTGTCCGGGATCGACTTCGACAACATCAAGTACTTCGTCCGGTCGACCGAGAAGCAGGCCTCGAGCTGGGAAGAGCTGCCCGAGGACATCAAGAACACCTACGACAAGCTCGGCATCCCCGAGGCGGAGAAGCAGCGCCTGGTCGCCGGCGTCGCGGCGCAGTACGAGTCCGAGGTCGTCTACCACCAGATCCGCGAGGACCTGGAGGCGCAGGGTGTCATCTTCCTGGACACCGACACCGGCCTGAAGGAGCACCCGGAGATCTTCAAGGAGTACTTCGGCTCCGTCATCCCGGTCGGCGACAACAAGTTCGCCTCGCTGAACACCGCGGTCTGGTCCGGCGGCTCGTTCATCTACGTGCCCAAGGGCGTCAAGGTGGACATCCCGCTGCAGGCCTACTTCCGGATCAACACCGAGAACATGGGCCAGTTCGAGCGGACCCTGATCATCGTCGACGAGGACGCCTACGTCCACTACGTCGAGGGCTGCACCGCGCCGATCTACAAGTCGGACTCGCTGCACTCCGCGGTGGTCGAGATCATCGTGAAGAAGGGCGCCCGCTGCCGCTACACGACGATCCAAAACTGGTCGAACAACGTCTACAACCTGGTCACCAAGCGCGCCACCTGCGAAGAGGGCGCGACGATGGAGTGGATCGACGGCAACATCGGCTCCAAGGTGACGATGAAGTACCCGGCCGTGTACCTGATGGGCGAGCACGCCAAGGGCGAGACGCTGTCGGTCGCGTTCGCGGGCGAGGGCCAGCACCAGGACGCCGGCTCCAAGATGGTGCACAACGCGCCGTACACGTCGAGCTCGATCGTGTCGAAGTCGGTGGCCCGCGGCGGCGGCCGGACGTCGTACCGCGGTCTGGTCGAGGTGGCGCCGGGCTCGCACCACAGCAAGTCCACGGTCCGCTGTGACGCGCTGCTGGTCGACACCATCAGCCGTTCGGACACCTATCCGTACGTCGACGTCCGCGAGGACGACGTGGCGATGGGGCACGAGGCGACCGTGTCCAAGGTCAGCGACGACCAGCTCTTCTACCTGATGAGCCGGGGCATGGCCGAGGACGAGGCGATGGCGATGATCGTCCGCGGCTTCATCGAGCCGATCGCTCGCGAGCTCCCGATGGAGTACGCACTGGAACTCAACCGGCTCATCGAGCTGCAGATGGAAGGGGCCGTCGGCTGA
- a CDS encoding CpaF family protein, which produces MSADQELVRKLRVQVAERLNEQRRRDQVNGVPPMSAEDEREYARSLIVQVLEDHARYELAEGRTPPTPDDDAQIAGAIHSALFGVGRLQPLIDDPEVENIDINGCDQVFVQYGDGREETPGPVAESDDELVELIQVLAAHAGLTSRPFDSANPQLDLRLPDGSRLSAVMGVTSRPAVSIRRARLGKVYLSDLVANGTISDDVGSFLRAAVAARKNIMIAGATNSGKTTLLRALANEIQPHERLITVERSLELGLGEFKDLHPNVVAFEERLPNSEGVGEVTMADLVRRSLRMNPSRVIVGEVLGDEIVTMLNAMSQGNDGSLSTIHSNSSMEVFNRISTYAIQALERLPMDATQMLIAGALDFVVFIRKHNDYQRGGGLSRYVESIREVTGWDGRVLSGEVFAPGPDGHAAAHAPIACMDELEHFGYQPLVHGTWA; this is translated from the coding sequence ATGAGCGCTGACCAGGAGCTGGTTCGGAAGCTGCGGGTTCAGGTCGCCGAGCGGCTGAACGAGCAGCGGCGCCGGGACCAGGTGAACGGCGTACCTCCGATGAGTGCGGAGGACGAGCGGGAGTACGCACGGTCCCTGATCGTGCAGGTGCTCGAGGACCACGCGCGGTACGAGCTGGCCGAGGGCCGGACGCCGCCGACCCCGGACGACGACGCACAGATCGCCGGCGCGATCCACTCCGCGCTGTTCGGTGTCGGCCGGCTGCAGCCGCTGATCGACGACCCCGAGGTCGAGAACATCGACATCAACGGCTGCGACCAGGTCTTCGTGCAGTACGGCGACGGCCGCGAGGAGACTCCCGGTCCGGTGGCCGAGAGCGACGACGAACTGGTCGAGCTGATCCAGGTGCTGGCCGCCCACGCGGGTCTGACGAGCCGGCCCTTCGACTCGGCCAACCCGCAGCTGGACCTGCGGCTGCCGGACGGCTCCCGGTTGTCCGCGGTGATGGGCGTGACGTCGCGCCCCGCGGTGTCGATCCGGCGCGCCCGCCTCGGCAAGGTGTACCTGAGCGACCTGGTGGCGAACGGAACCATCTCCGACGACGTCGGCTCGTTCCTGCGGGCCGCGGTCGCGGCCCGGAAGAACATCATGATCGCGGGCGCGACGAACTCCGGGAAGACCACGCTGCTGCGGGCGCTGGCCAACGAGATCCAGCCGCACGAGCGACTCATCACGGTCGAGCGGTCGCTCGAGCTGGGCCTGGGGGAGTTCAAGGACCTGCACCCGAACGTGGTCGCGTTCGAGGAGCGGCTGCCGAACTCCGAAGGCGTCGGCGAGGTCACGATGGCCGACCTCGTCCGCCGCTCGCTGCGAATGAACCCCTCGCGGGTCATCGTGGGTGAGGTGCTGGGCGACGAGATCGTCACGATGCTGAACGCGATGAGCCAGGGTAACGACGGCTCGTTGTCGACGATCCACTCGAACAGCTCGATGGAGGTGTTCAACCGGATCAGCACCTACGCGATCCAGGCGCTGGAGCGGTTGCCGATGGACGCCACCCAGATGCTGATCGCCGGCGCCCTCGACTTCGTCGTGTTCATCCGCAAGCACAACGACTACCAGCGCGGTGGCGGCCTGAGCCGGTATGTCGAGAGCATCCGCGAGGTGACCGGCTGGGACGGCCGGGTGCTGTCCGGCGAGGTGTTCGCCCCCGGGCCGGACGGTCACGCCGCCGCGCACGCGCCGATCGCCTGCATGGACGAGCTCGAGCACTTCGGCTACCAGCCGCTAGTCCACGGAACGTGGGCGTGA
- a CDS encoding acVLRF1 family peptidyl-tRNA hydrolase has translation MSKIVSVAPERLDRWLTGFGERHGDVEYDVTPASVTLAAEDGSSAVVTVPFEPLAVLSREGLVAHVLAERRLGVLLVRRGGYGAGVFAGGKLLDSKVGSRHVQGTTKAGGWSQQRYARRRDNQAREAFAAATEVAVRILAPAKLDVLVCGGDRRAVETVLEDPRLKDLPALVRPPFLGVPDPKLKVLEQAGADARAIRIELDQTEA, from the coding sequence GTGAGCAAGATCGTTTCCGTCGCACCGGAGCGGTTGGACAGGTGGCTGACCGGCTTCGGTGAACGGCACGGTGACGTCGAGTACGACGTGACGCCGGCCAGCGTCACGCTGGCTGCCGAGGACGGTTCCTCGGCCGTCGTCACCGTGCCGTTCGAGCCCCTCGCGGTGTTGTCCCGCGAGGGGCTCGTCGCACATGTGCTGGCCGAGCGGCGGCTCGGCGTGCTGCTCGTCCGGCGGGGCGGGTACGGCGCCGGGGTGTTTGCCGGGGGCAAGCTTCTCGACTCGAAGGTCGGGTCCCGGCATGTGCAGGGGACCACGAAGGCCGGCGGCTGGTCGCAGCAGCGGTACGCGCGCCGGCGGGACAACCAGGCGCGGGAGGCGTTCGCCGCCGCGACGGAGGTCGCAGTCCGGATCCTCGCGCCGGCGAAGCTGGACGTGCTGGTGTGCGGGGGAGACCGGCGGGCGGTCGAGACCGTGCTCGAGGATCCCCGCTTGAAGGACCTGCCCGCACTGGTGCGGCCGCCGTTCCTCGGCGTACCGGATCCGAAGCTGAAGGTTCTCGAACAGGCCGGCGCCGACGCGCGCGCGATCCGGATCGAGCTCGATCAGACCGAGGCGTAG
- the sufC gene encoding Fe-S cluster assembly ATPase SufC, which translates to MATLEIRDLHVSVDTENGPKEILRGVDLTIAGGQTHAIMGPNGSGKSTLAYSIAGHPKYNVTGGTVTLDGEDVLDMKVDERARAGLFLAMQYPVEVPGVTVSNFLRTAKTAIDGEAPKLRTWVKDVNKALADLDMDPDFGQRNVNEGFSGGEKKRHEIVQLELLDPKIAILDETDSGLDIDALKIVSTGVNRFAEKGDKGVLLITHYTRILRYITPDFVHVFVDGRVAEEGGPELAEELEANGYERFLKAGAK; encoded by the coding sequence ATGGCGACACTCGAGATCCGCGACCTGCACGTGTCGGTCGACACCGAGAACGGCCCGAAGGAGATCCTGCGCGGCGTCGACCTGACCATCGCCGGTGGTCAGACGCACGCGATCATGGGCCCGAACGGTTCCGGCAAGTCCACGCTGGCGTACTCGATCGCCGGCCACCCGAAGTACAACGTCACCGGCGGCACCGTCACCCTCGACGGTGAGGACGTCCTCGACATGAAGGTCGACGAGCGCGCCCGGGCCGGCCTGTTCCTGGCCATGCAGTACCCGGTCGAGGTGCCCGGCGTGACCGTGTCGAACTTCCTTCGCACCGCCAAGACCGCGATCGACGGCGAGGCGCCGAAGCTGCGGACCTGGGTCAAGGACGTCAACAAGGCGCTCGCCGACCTGGACATGGACCCGGACTTCGGTCAGCGCAACGTCAACGAGGGCTTCTCCGGTGGTGAGAAGAAGCGGCACGAGATCGTCCAGCTGGAGCTGCTCGACCCGAAGATCGCGATCCTCGACGAGACCGACTCCGGCCTCGACATCGACGCGCTGAAGATCGTCTCCACCGGCGTCAACCGGTTCGCGGAGAAGGGCGACAAGGGCGTTCTGCTGATCACCCACTACACCCGGATCCTGCGCTACATCACTCCGGACTTCGTGCACGTGTTCGTCGACGGCCGGGTTGCCGAAGAGGGCGGCCCGGAGCTGGCCGAGGAACTCGAGGCCAACGGGTACGAGCGCTTCCTCAAGGCAGGCGCGAAGTGA
- a CDS encoding metal-sulfur cluster assembly factor: MPDQTDEKIELPEVDLEAASSPVASPAKVDDVTEALKDVVDPELGINVVDLGLIYGITVDDTSTAIIDMTLTSAACPLTDVIEDQTRMALEGLVNDFRINWVWMPPWGPEKITDDGRDQLRALGFNV, from the coding sequence ATGCCTGACCAGACCGACGAGAAGATCGAGCTGCCCGAGGTCGACCTGGAGGCTGCTTCGTCCCCGGTCGCGTCCCCGGCCAAGGTGGACGACGTCACCGAGGCCCTGAAGGACGTCGTGGACCCGGAGCTCGGCATCAACGTGGTGGACCTGGGCCTGATCTACGGCATCACCGTCGACGACACCAGCACGGCGATCATCGACATGACCCTGACGTCGGCGGCCTGCCCGCTGACGGACGTGATCGAGGACCAGACCCGGATGGCACTCGAGGGCCTGGTCAACGACTTCCGGATCAACTGGGTCTGGATGCCGCCGTGGGGCCCGGAGAAGATCACCGACGACGGCCGCGACCAGCTGCGGGCGCTCGGCTTCAACGTGTGA
- a CDS encoding non-heme iron oxygenase ferredoxin subunit, which yields MSDTFERACAAADVPDEGVIPVEVGGVEVAVVKSEGQFFAVRDECSHAQIQLSEGDVGECEIECWLHGSRFDLRTGEPTSLPAYDPVPIYPVRLDGDDVLVDVKNPLNQKSL from the coding sequence GTGAGCGACACGTTCGAGCGCGCCTGCGCCGCCGCCGACGTACCCGACGAGGGAGTGATCCCGGTCGAGGTCGGCGGCGTCGAGGTCGCGGTGGTGAAGAGCGAAGGGCAGTTCTTCGCGGTGCGGGACGAGTGCTCGCACGCGCAGATCCAGCTGTCCGAGGGTGACGTCGGCGAGTGCGAGATCGAGTGCTGGCTGCACGGCTCCCGCTTCGACCTGCGCACCGGTGAGCCGACCAGCTTGCCCGCGTACGACCCGGTGCCGATCTACCCGGTCCGGCTGGACGGCGACGACGTACTCGTCGATGTGAAGAACCCCCTGAACCAGAAGTCCCTGTAG